A genomic segment from Gorilla gorilla gorilla isolate KB3781 chromosome 3, NHGRI_mGorGor1-v2.1_pri, whole genome shotgun sequence encodes:
- the NWD2 gene encoding NACHT and WD repeat domain-containing protein 2 has product MWPAGAGTKLPCPRDSALRRAAFSGNLTALPSHLVPAGRSVRVFISANPEDTGAERQALRENVYPKLREFCRENYGLEFQVIDLYWGVEEDEWDSPELQKTRMKLLEDCLKTSAGPCFVGLLGEKYGNIRIPGEVEASEFEMILDAAIEAKLETKLLEEWYCRDENSVPAAYYLRPKSEMLRSNRNAMQPSTNAENEKTWQEISDEIKKIFKAAVKLLHEKGKLKHSQAKRYLFSAIEDEFDFALGKQTPAFLKKCVCYIRKIANIERFVKIPEMGKYMDITGTEPRIIRDPEAQEKLIKLRDEFIPTIVASSNLRVYTSVTHCDMKLGYSQEIENHYIEGLGKQFYEDMIDIIQATIQQNFDTETDTLYDEILQHSSLCKTYASFYEYKCESLNIVHNYILPSKAGHINPLIIYGGPCTGKTLLLAEVAKKAYGWLHEDTGPESDPVVIVRFLGMTDMSSDLRTLLLSVCEQLAVNYRCLVQSYPKKIHDLCDLFINLLNESSLQRPLVIIFDALEQLSENDDARKLWWLPAHLPRFVRIVLSTLPNKHGILQKLRCLIHEEDNYIELIPRDRKMCSQVLKHQLLRVKRKVTSGQQIYVNNALSKCTLPMFVNLTFREVRHWRSHKDVDESSLSVTVHESIEQLFWSLEKKCGQKLVSRALGYITMAKMGLSEMELEDVLALDNSVMSELNENTRPSNPLRVPYLYIARLKEGLSGYLIERHVKNVTLLVWANRHLQLIAQKLYLQDDNDLREMHTILADYFLGVWSGGRRKAFCLEDPYLNGCLDLENRSLLEEEKHFMEQASFDRQAPDQPWVFQCNPLEPDIFFVNHRKMSELLYHLTRCGKTDDLLYGIIMNFSWLYTMIKIGQFDKVLSDIELAYNYSQEKELKFLANTLRSIKNKVIAFPGSLSAELQQRLLPVVSSLPKLRHLLLECDKDGPKYCSIVPLHSSMDVTYSPERLPLSSSHLHVTEILPTCNPSTVLTALENGSISTWDVETRQLLRQITTAQSVILGMKLTSDEKYLVVATTNNTLLIYDNVNSCLLSEVEIKGTKHGSSTTYINGFTLSANHALAWLEASKDVTVIDLLYGWPLYQFHCWYEVTCVQCSLDGLYAFCGQYLNTTTIFHLGGGEKLCTVTSDFSGGFVKFLLILDTAQEMVMVDSEGSLSVWNTEDISSPQLTDDFDCRREDSEVVSIELSEDQSAVLICKALSIELLDTGLWKVAEKFRAKHNERFISAVLSKNGDCIIATMENTSAVFFWRRDTGQCMASLQEISGSIVKLVKSSHHNMLLSLSTSGVLSIWDIDIITAMSNIDKTGKPIQSLLLPARGEIIYSLDGSDCVHKWNFSSGFIEAVFKHEGIVEHCVLTSTGDIMVTSDDKSSQYVWHTSSGENLFRINGQRISQLLITHNDQFVVSLCEENASRVWRLATGHRVCNILTTLQNAFITSANTFVVGMTKSKVLAVSLWTGSITKKFCCEDGTTIVNFKLIPDCPDIIVFITSAETVNIWSLTDEVICRRVQLPNNFLKNLEDFEISPNGKLGIISRGDENINVLDLYSGKLRVVHASGIIWRQRLSRDGRYLVYICFRNGEEEDENGAIFSLIVMRLADGKNIGACSLYKTPTFLALSQRHLNIIVGFDDGSIGIYTVVDRVDAALKIKIATSNSRQIFNNATHTSRPKCNSYCFKISVDCLWRESTEVFARDSPITVSDSTESNEATPSKKHNSCYERVCSALEARGHSYAPDN; this is encoded by the exons GGACTATTAGGTGAAAAATATGGGAATATCCGAATCCCTGGAGAAGTTGAAGCCTCAGAGTTTGAAATGATTTTGGATGCCGCCATAGAGGCAAAGCTGGAGACCAAGTTGCTGGAGGAGTGGTACTGTCGAGATGAGAACTCGGTGCCAGCAGCCTATTACCTCAGACCCAAGTCAGAAATGCTGAGAAGCAATAGAAATGCA ATGCAGCCTTCTACCAATGCTGAAAACGAGAAGACATGGCAAGAGATATCAGATGAGATCAAGAAGATATTTAAGGCTGCTGTAAAGCTGTTACACGAAAAGGGTAAATTGAAACACAGCCAGGCTAAGAGGTACCTGTTCTCAG cTATAGAGGATGAGTTTGACTTTGCTCTGGGAAAACAAACTCCGGCATTTCTAAAGAAGTGTGTTTGCTACATTAGGAAAATTGCTAACATTGAGCGCTTTGTGAAAATCCCAGAGATGGGAAAATACATGGATATAACTGGAACAGAACCGAGGATTATTCGGGACCCAGAAGCCCAAGAGAAGCTGATAAAACTCAGGGATGAATTTATTCCTACTATTGTTGCATCATCTAATCTGAGAGTGTACACATCTGTTACTCATTGTGACATGAAACTAGGCTACtcccaagaaatagaaaatcattaCATCGAAGGACTTGGTAAACAATTTTATGAGGACATGATTGATATAATTCAGGCAACGATACAACAGAATTTTGACACTGAAACTGATACACTCTATGACGAAATCCTTCAACATTCATCATTATGTAAAACATATGCCTCCTTCTATGAGTACAAATGTGAATCTCTAAACATAGTGCATAACTACATTCTTCCAAGCAAAGCTGGACACATCAACCCTCTTATTATATATGGTGGGCCATGCACTGGGAAGACCCTTCTGCTAGCTGAAGTAGCAAAGAAG GCTTATGGCTGGCTACATGAGGACACAGGACCAGAATCTGACCCAGTAGTCATCGTGAGATTTCTAGGAATGACAGACATGAGCTCTGACCTTAGGACTCTCCTTCTAAGTGTTTGTGAACAATTGGCAGTTAACTACCGGTGTCTGGTTCAAAGCTACCCTAAGAAGATCCATGACCTCTGTGACTTATTTATAAATCTTTTGAATGAGTCTTCACTGCAGAGACCTCTAGTCATAATATTCGATGCACTAGAGCAGCTCTCAGAGAATGATGATGCCAGGAAGCTTTGGTGGCTCCCAGCTCACCTGCCCCGCTTTGTCCGGATAGTCCTTTCCACACTGCCCAACAAACATGGGATCTTGCAGAAACTAAGGTGCCTTATCCATGAAGAAGACAACTACATCGAGCTGATTCCCCGAGACAGGAAGATGTGCAGCCAGGTCCTCAAACACCAGCTGCTGCGCGTCAAAAGGAAGGTCACATCAGGCCAGCAGATTTATGTGAACAATGCATTATCCAAGTGCACACTGCCAATGTTTGTGAACCTGACCTTCAGGGAGGTGAGACACTGGAGATCTCACAAAGACGTCGATGAATCCTCCCTCTCTGTCACCGTTCATGAAAGTATAGAGCAGTTATTCTGGTCCTTGGAGAAGAAGTGTGGTCAGAAACTGGTCTCTAGGGCTCTTGGTTACATCACCATGGCCAAAATGGGTCTGAGTGAAATGGAACTGGAGGATGTGTTAGCCCTAGACAACAGTGTAATGAGTGAGCTCAATGAAAACACCAGACCCAGCAATCCCCTGAGAGTACCTTACTTATACATTGCAAGGCTCAAGGAGGGTCTCAGTGGATACCTAATAGAAAGACATGTGAAAAATGTCACACTCCTAGTCTGGGCCAACAGACACCTGCAGCTCATAGCCCAGAAGCTATATCTGCAGGATGACAATGACCTGCGTGAAATGCACACCATCCTAGCAGATTATTTTCTGGGGGTTTGGTCAGGGGGCAGGAGGAAAGCCTTCTGTCTCGAGGACCCCTACTTGAATGGCTGCCTTGACTTGGAGAACAGAAGTTTGCTGGAGGAAGAAAAGCACTTCATGGAACAGGCTTCCTTTGACAGGCAGGCTCCAGACCAGCCCTGGGTTTTCCAGTGTAATCCCCTGGAACCTGACATCTTTTTCGTCAATCATCGGAAAATGTCTGAGCTGTTGTACCACTTGACGAGGTGTGGAAAAACCGATGACCTGCTTTACGGCATCATCATGAACTTCAGCTGGCTTTATACCATGATCAAAATTGGCCAGTTTGACAAAGTGCTTTCAGACATTGAGCTGGCTTACAACTACTCGCAAGAGAAGGAGCTGAAGTTCCTGGCCAACACCCTCCGCAGCATCAAAAACAAGGTCATTGCATTTCCCGGCTCCCTTTCAGCAGAGCTTCAGCAAAGACTGCTGCCTGTTGTAAGCTCCCTGCCCAAACTTAGACATCTTCTTTTAGAGTGTGACAAAGATGGGCCCAAATATTGCtccattgtaccactgcattcatCCATGGATGTGACATACAGCCCAGAGCGTCTTCCCTTATCATCCAGTCACCTGCATGTCACAGAGATCCTGcctacctgtaaccccagcactgtcCTCACAGCTTTAGAAAATGGTTCCATCAGCACCTGGGATGTAGAGACTCGACAGCTACTCAGGCAAATCACCACAGCCCAGTCTGTCATCCTGGGCATGAAACTCACCAGTGATGAAAAGTACCTTGTGGTGGCTACAACAAATAACACCTTGTTGATTTATGACAATGTCAATTCTTGTCTCCTGTCTGAAGTAGAAATCAAGGGGACCAAGCATGGAAGCAGCACCACCTACATCAATGGATTTACACTGTCCGCCAACCACGCCCTTGCATGGCTCGAAGCCAGCAAAGATGTCACTGTCATCGATCTGCTGTATGGATGGCCGCTTTACCAGTTCCACTGCTGGTATGAAGTGACGTGCGTCCAGTGCTCCCTGGATGGTCTGTATGCTTTTTGTGGCCAATACCTGAACACAACCACCATATTTCATTTAGGGGGTGGAGAAAAGTTATGTACAGTGACATCAGACTTTTCAGGTGGATTTGTGAAGTTCCTTCTTATCTTGGACACAGCTCAGGAAATGGTCATGGTAGACAGTGAAGGAAGTCTTTCTGTTTGGAATACTGAGGACATTTCCAGCCCCCAGCTGACTGATGACTTTGATTGCCGAAGAGAAGACAGTGAGGTAGTCAGCATTGAGCTTTCAGAAGACCAAAGTGCAGTTCTGATCTGTAAAGCCCTCAGCATTGAGCTCTTAGATACTGGTCTGTGGAAGGTGGCTGAAAAGTTCAGAGCCAAGCACAACGAACGCTTTATATCTGCCGTGCTGTCTAAAAATGGAGATTGTATCATCGCCACCATGGAAAATACCTCAGCTGTGTTTTTTTGGAGGCGGGACACAGGGCAGTGTATGGCAAGCTTGCAGGAAATCTCAGGTTCCATTGTTAAGTTAGTGAAATCCAGTCACCACAATATGCTACTGTCTTTATCAACCAGCGGTGTTCTTTCCATTTGGGACATAGATATAATCACAGCTATGTCCAACATAGATAAGACTGGAAAACCCATCCAAAGTCTGTTGTTGCCTGCTAGAGGGGAAATCATTTACTCCCTGGATGGATCTGATTGTGTTCATAAGTGGAACTTCAGCAGTGGCTTCATCGAAGCAGTATTCAAGCATGAAGGAATAGTTGAACACTGTGTGTTAACATCCACTGGAGATATAATGGTGACATCAGATGACAAAAGCAGCCAGTATGTCTGGCACACCAGCAGTGGTGAAAACCTTTTTCGAATTAACGGGCAGAGAATATCTCAGCTGCTGATTACACACAATGACCAGTTTGTGGTCTCGCTCTGTGAGGAAAATGCCTCCAGGGTTTGGAGGCTCGCCACAGGCCACAGGGTCTGCAACATTCTGACCACTTTGCAGAATGCCTTTATTACCTCCGCAAATACCTTCGTGGTGGGAATGACTAAAAGCAAAGTGCTGGCAGTCAGTCTTTGGACAGGAAGTATCACCAAGAAATTTTGCTGTGAAGATGGGACCACCATCGTGAATTTTAAATTAATCCCTGACTGTCCTGATATCATCGTGTTTATCACATCGGCCGAGACTGTGAACATCTGGAGTCTGACAGATGAAGTGATCTGTCGGCGCGTGCAACTTCCAAACAACTTCTTGAAAAATCTGGAGGACTTTGAAATTTCTCCCAATGGAAAGCTAGGCATTATATCCAGGGGAGATGAAAACATCAATGTGCTAGATTTATACAGTGGTAAATTGCGGGTGGTTCACGCCTCTGGGATCATCTGGCGGCAGAGGTTGTCTCGGGATGGTCGCTACCTGGTATACATTTGTTTCCgaaatggggaggaggaggatgaaaaTGGTGCAATATTCAGTTTAATTGTAATGAGACTGGCAGATGGCAAAAATATCGGTGCTTGTTCCCTTTACAAAACACCAACTTTCCTTGCACTCTCCCAGAGGCACCTGAACATCATTGTGGGCTTTGATGATGGGAGTATAGGGATCTACACGGTAGTAGACCGTGTAGATGCTGCACTGAAAATCAAAATTGCCACTTCAAATAGCAGACAAATTTTCAACAATGCAACACACACCTCCAGGCCAAAGTGTAAcagttattgttttaaaatatctgtggATTGCTTATGGAGAGAGTCCACTGAGGTCTTTGCAAGAGACAGCCCCATCACAGTTAGTGACTCTACTGAGTCCAATGAAGCAACACCCTCCAAGAAACACAACTCTTGTTATG